The Azospirillum baldaniorum genome window below encodes:
- a CDS encoding hybrid sensor histidine kinase/response regulator, which produces MPTGVGGEPLSGERRFELLVNSVHDYAIYMLDPHGIVTSWNPGVQRFKGYTAAEIIGQHFSRFYTDDDQRAGVPQRALSIASIEGKFEAEGWRVRKDGTRFWAHVIIDPIRDDAGKLIGFAKITRDVTERKQAQEALQQSEARFRLLVQGVIDYAIFMLDTTGHITNWNSGAQRMKGYAAEEIIGEHFSRFYTAEDRANGVPMQGLRTAEQTGKFETEGWRLRKDGTRFWASVVIDAIRDDNGRLVGFAKVTRDITERKLAQEALEETRAALFQAQKMEAVGQLTGGIAHDFNNLLQAIGGSLEVIERRLMTGQGDIQAYVTAARTSVDRAKTLTQRLLAFSRRQPLQPERTDLKTLVDGLRDLIERSVGEAIRVETRLAPELWPIWADANQVEAALLNLAINARDAMPHGGQLTIQGVNIHLDATAAASETGVLPGDYTLLEVADTGTGMPPDVLERAFEPFFTTKPLGQGTGLGLSQIYGFARQSGGYVRIDSEVGHGTSVKLYLPRSHHAENLGSVPVKVPDQPQQPVPGTVLVVEDEPIVRMLLVEALREQGATVLEAEDGNEALTILNSPVGIDLLVTDVGLPGITGQRVAETARSLRPDLKIIFLTGYACNAVLDKELLAPHTRLLSKPIAIDQFLAQVNAMLRSG; this is translated from the coding sequence TTGCCGACCGGCGTTGGCGGGGAGCCACTGTCGGGCGAGCGGCGATTCGAACTGCTCGTCAACAGCGTCCACGATTACGCCATCTACATGCTCGACCCACACGGAATCGTGACCAGCTGGAATCCGGGAGTCCAGCGGTTCAAGGGATACACGGCCGCGGAAATCATCGGCCAGCATTTCTCGCGCTTCTACACCGATGACGATCAGCGCGCCGGAGTGCCGCAACGGGCGCTCTCCATCGCCTCGATCGAAGGAAAATTCGAGGCGGAAGGTTGGCGGGTTCGCAAGGACGGCACGCGCTTTTGGGCCCACGTCATCATCGATCCGATCCGTGACGACGCCGGGAAGCTGATTGGATTTGCCAAGATCACGCGCGACGTCACCGAGCGCAAGCAGGCGCAGGAGGCTCTGCAACAGAGCGAGGCGCGCTTTCGCCTGCTGGTCCAGGGAGTGATCGACTACGCGATCTTCATGCTCGATACAACCGGGCATATCACGAACTGGAATTCCGGTGCCCAGCGAATGAAGGGCTACGCTGCCGAGGAGATCATCGGAGAGCATTTCTCCCGCTTCTACACCGCCGAGGATCGCGCCAACGGTGTCCCGATGCAGGGATTGCGCACCGCTGAGCAAACCGGAAAATTCGAAACCGAAGGCTGGCGGCTCCGCAAGGATGGCACCCGCTTCTGGGCCAGCGTCGTCATTGACGCGATCCGGGATGACAATGGGCGCCTCGTCGGTTTTGCCAAAGTCACCCGCGACATCACCGAACGCAAGCTGGCGCAGGAAGCGTTGGAAGAAACCCGTGCGGCACTCTTCCAGGCGCAGAAGATGGAAGCCGTGGGCCAACTGACCGGCGGCATCGCGCACGACTTCAACAATTTGCTTCAGGCCATTGGCGGCAGTCTGGAGGTCATCGAACGGCGGCTCATGACGGGACAAGGCGACATCCAGGCGTATGTGACCGCCGCCAGAACCTCGGTTGATCGGGCGAAGACTCTGACACAGAGGCTGCTCGCCTTTTCCCGCCGACAACCGCTTCAACCCGAGCGCACCGACCTCAAGACGCTGGTGGATGGACTGCGGGACCTGATCGAGCGTTCGGTCGGCGAGGCGATCCGGGTCGAGACACGGCTGGCTCCCGAGCTGTGGCCAATCTGGGCGGACGCCAATCAGGTCGAGGCTGCGCTGCTGAACCTGGCCATCAACGCCCGCGATGCAATGCCCCATGGCGGACAACTCACCATCCAGGGCGTCAACATCCATCTGGATGCGACCGCGGCGGCTTCGGAAACCGGAGTGCTGCCCGGCGACTACACACTGCTTGAGGTGGCCGACACCGGCACCGGCATGCCGCCGGACGTTCTCGAGCGTGCCTTCGAACCATTCTTCACGACGAAACCGCTTGGTCAGGGAACGGGGCTGGGGTTGAGTCAGATCTATGGCTTTGCTCGCCAGTCGGGCGGGTATGTCCGGATCGACAGCGAAGTGGGCCATGGAACCTCCGTGAAACTGTACCTGCCTCGCTCTCACCATGCGGAAAATCTCGGTTCCGTCCCTGTGAAGGTCCCCGATCAGCCGCAGCAGCCGGTGCCGGGAACCGTGCTGGTGGTGGAGGACGAACCGATTGTCCGCATGCTGCTTGTGGAAGCGCTCCGGGAGCAGGGGGCGACGGTCTTGGAGGCCGAGGATGGAAACGAAGCCTTGACCATCCTCAACTCCCCGGTGGGGATCGACCTTCTGGTAACGGATGTCGGCTTGCCAGGCATCACCGGACAACGGGTCGCGGAAACAGCCCGGTCATTGCGGCCGGACCTGAAAATCATATTTTTGACCGGCTACGCCTGCAATGCCGTTCTGGACAAGGAACTGCTGGCGCCACACACACGGCTTTTGAGCAAGCCCATTGCCATTGACCAGTTCCTCGCCCAGGTGAATGCAATGTTGCGCAGCGGTTGA
- a CDS encoding YsnF/AvaK domain-containing protein, protein MNKTIIALYDTRADAEAALRDLEAEGFDRSVGEIVSHSDAGGGGGFLSRLSNWNVPDTDAHVYAEGMRRGGTLLKLRLDDEDVDRAIAVLERGTVVDIEHRGEAYRSSGWTGYDETAAPYDEASAAEERARYAVGGAGSNAQLGNAAEAFRSVNTTDTTADATMNTGVGSEREEVVPVTEEELSIGKRAVERGVVRVRTYVIETPVEEQVRLRDETVSVERRPIMREVGDVPADAFRERTIEVSETDEEAVVQKRAVVKEEVVIRKDVEERAQTVSDTVRRTEVEVEDSRTGTSRGGVENTVRRDDIER, encoded by the coding sequence ATGAACAAGACCATCATTGCCCTTTACGATACGCGCGCCGACGCCGAAGCGGCCCTGCGGGATCTCGAAGCCGAAGGCTTCGACCGCAGCGTCGGTGAGATCGTCTCGCACAGCGACGCCGGTGGCGGCGGTGGCTTCCTGTCCCGCCTGAGCAATTGGAACGTCCCGGACACCGATGCTCACGTCTATGCCGAGGGGATGCGGCGTGGCGGCACGCTTCTGAAGCTGCGGTTGGACGATGAGGACGTCGACCGGGCCATTGCGGTTCTGGAGCGCGGCACCGTTGTCGATATCGAACACCGGGGCGAGGCGTACCGCTCGTCCGGATGGACGGGTTACGACGAGACGGCAGCGCCATATGACGAAGCGTCGGCTGCCGAGGAGCGGGCACGCTATGCGGTTGGCGGGGCGGGAAGCAATGCCCAGCTCGGCAACGCGGCCGAAGCGTTCCGCAGCGTGAACACGACCGACACCACAGCGGATGCCACGATGAACACCGGGGTTGGCAGCGAACGCGAAGAGGTGGTTCCGGTCACCGAAGAGGAATTGTCCATCGGCAAGCGCGCCGTGGAGCGCGGGGTCGTGCGCGTGCGCACCTATGTGATCGAAACACCGGTCGAGGAGCAGGTTCGTCTTCGCGACGAGACGGTCTCGGTCGAGCGCCGTCCTATCATGCGCGAGGTTGGAGACGTTCCGGCCGACGCGTTCCGTGAACGCACCATCGAAGTGAGCGAAACCGACGAGGAGGCGGTGGTCCAGAAGCGCGCGGTGGTCAAGGAAGAGGTGGTCATCCGCAAGGATGTCGAGGAACGCGCCCAGACCGTGTCGGATACGGTTCGCCGCACCGAGGTTGAGGTTGAGGACAGCCGAACCGGAACGTCGCGCGGTGGGGTGGAGAACACCGTGCGCCGGGACGACATCGAGCGGTAA
- a CDS encoding YsnF/AvaK domain-containing protein, producing MASDREEVVPLHEETASVGKRQIERGRVRVTTKVTEHEELVRQALKREDVEIVRVPVNRPIDARPDIRQDGTTTIIPVVEEMLVVERRLVLREEIHLRKTTSTVQAEQPITLRSEEAIVEFIDEPGERGARTDQPNED from the coding sequence ATGGCCAGCGACCGCGAAGAGGTCGTTCCGCTTCATGAGGAAACCGCCTCGGTTGGCAAGCGCCAGATCGAGCGCGGTCGTGTGCGGGTGACCACCAAAGTCACCGAGCACGAGGAACTCGTCCGGCAGGCGCTGAAGCGTGAAGATGTCGAGATCGTTCGGGTCCCGGTGAACCGTCCCATCGATGCCCGTCCGGACATCCGCCAGGATGGCACCACAACCATCATCCCGGTGGTCGAGGAGATGCTGGTGGTCGAACGGCGGCTGGTTTTGCGGGAAGAGATCCATCTGCGCAAGACCACGAGCACCGTCCAAGCCGAGCAGCCGATCACCCTCCGTTCGGAAGAAGCCATCGTCGAATTCATTGACGAACCTGGGGAGCGTGGTGCCAGGACCGACCAACCCAACGAGGACTAG
- a CDS encoding ferritin-like domain-containing protein codes for MPLLRHEPQGGVRSLDELLGIALALEQEAVRRYTQLAALMDRRGETDTATTFRALIAEEQDHVQAVDGWAHRLGRPTPDAPAFLWRLPPELAASWEELTERTRLTPYQALSLAVVNEQRAFAFYSYIAASAPDEPIRTHAEALAREELRHAALLRRERRKAYRRERGRAEHKPTRADTPAELERLAVALLSATAAEHSALAAHLLALGDGDGATLLNRIVGEERALIPAGSDAAASQAAVPDTVPACLRAAVTASERLAEAFGDVAAQAIDELVLTESLRLQEAVVGHLALLAERIETRG; via the coding sequence ATGCCGTTGCTGCGCCACGAACCACAGGGTGGGGTCCGCTCGCTGGACGAGCTTCTGGGCATTGCGCTGGCGCTGGAACAGGAGGCGGTGCGCCGCTACACCCAGTTGGCGGCCCTGATGGACCGCCGTGGCGAGACCGACACCGCCACAACCTTCCGCGCCCTGATCGCGGAGGAGCAGGACCATGTGCAGGCGGTGGACGGCTGGGCGCACCGCCTCGGCCGCCCCACCCCCGACGCTCCGGCCTTCCTCTGGCGCCTGCCGCCGGAGCTTGCCGCCTCCTGGGAGGAGCTGACCGAGCGCACGCGGCTGACGCCCTATCAGGCGCTGTCACTGGCGGTGGTCAACGAGCAGCGCGCCTTCGCCTTCTACAGCTACATCGCCGCCAGCGCCCCGGACGAGCCGATCCGCACCCACGCCGAGGCGCTGGCCCGCGAGGAGCTGCGCCACGCCGCCCTGCTCCGCCGCGAGCGCCGCAAGGCCTACCGCCGCGAACGGGGCCGGGCGGAGCACAAGCCGACCCGCGCGGACACGCCGGCGGAGCTGGAACGGCTGGCCGTCGCCCTGCTGTCCGCCACCGCCGCGGAGCACAGCGCGCTGGCGGCGCACCTGCTCGCCCTGGGCGACGGTGACGGTGCCACGCTGCTGAACCGAATCGTCGGCGAAGAGCGGGCGCTGATTCCGGCCGGCTCCGACGCGGCGGCGTCGCAGGCCGCCGTTCCCGACACCGTGCCCGCCTGCCTGCGCGCGGCGGTCACTGCCTCCGAACGGCTCGCCGAAGCCTTCGGCGACGTGGCGGCCCAGGCGATCGACGAACTGGTCCTGACCGAATCCCTGCGCCTTCAGGAGGCCGTGGTGGGACACCTCGCGCTGCTGGCGGAGCGGATCGAGACGAGGGGGTAA